A single genomic interval of Nocardioides nitrophenolicus harbors:
- a CDS encoding adenosine deaminase has translation MLSNFVAGLPKAELHVHHVGSASPRIVSELAERHPGTVPSDPDLLRDFFAFRDFAHFIEVYLAVVDLVRTPEDVRYLTYEIARELHEGQSVRYAELTCTPYTSVLPHDPDRGMPIEAYTEAIEDARVAAERDFGLVLRWIYDVPGESGIPAADATLGFALDHRPEGLVAFGLGGPEIGVPRDWFVPHFAAARAAGLHSVPHAGETTGPETIWTSLRDLGAERIGHGTSAASDPALLAHLAEHRIPLEVCPSSNVATRAVGSLDEHPLPRFVEAGVVVTINSDDPPMFGTTLNREYEIAADLLGLDESGLAALARAAVDASFAPDEVKDRIRAEIASYAS, from the coding sequence GTGCTGAGCAACTTCGTCGCCGGTCTGCCCAAGGCCGAGCTCCACGTCCACCACGTCGGCTCCGCCTCGCCGCGGATCGTGTCCGAGCTGGCCGAGCGCCACCCGGGCACGGTCCCCTCCGACCCGGACCTGCTGCGCGACTTCTTCGCCTTCCGCGACTTCGCCCACTTCATCGAGGTCTATCTCGCCGTCGTCGACCTGGTGCGCACGCCCGAGGACGTGCGCTACCTCACCTACGAGATCGCGCGTGAGCTGCACGAGGGCCAGTCGGTCCGGTACGCCGAGCTGACCTGTACGCCGTACACCTCCGTGCTGCCGCACGACCCCGATCGCGGCATGCCGATCGAGGCGTACACCGAGGCGATCGAGGACGCCCGGGTCGCGGCGGAGCGGGACTTCGGGCTGGTGCTGCGCTGGATCTACGACGTGCCGGGGGAGTCCGGCATCCCCGCGGCCGACGCGACCCTGGGCTTCGCCCTCGACCACCGGCCCGAGGGCCTGGTGGCCTTCGGTCTCGGCGGCCCGGAGATCGGCGTACCGCGGGACTGGTTCGTCCCGCACTTCGCCGCCGCCCGCGCGGCCGGCCTGCACTCCGTCCCGCACGCCGGCGAGACCACCGGCCCGGAGACCATCTGGACCTCGCTGCGTGACCTGGGGGCGGAGCGGATCGGGCACGGCACCTCCGCCGCCTCCGATCCCGCGCTCCTCGCCCACCTCGCCGAGCACCGGATCCCGCTCGAGGTCTGCCCGTCGTCCAATGTCGCCACCCGCGCGGTCGGCTCGCTCGACGAGCACCCGCTGCCCCGGTTCGTGGAGGCCGGGGTCGTCGTGACGATCAACTCCGACGACCCGCCGATGTTCGGCACCACCCTCAACCGGGAGTACGAGATCGCCGCGGACCTGCTCGGCCTCGACGAGTCCGGCCTCGCCGCCCTGGCCCGCGCGGCCGTCGACGCGTCCTTCGCCCCCGACGAGGTCAAGGACCGGATCCGGGCCGAGATCGCGTCGTACGCGTCGTAG
- a CDS encoding DsbA family protein codes for MSSNSKANARAQKAAEMRAAQKKRESRRRVLTIAGVLAVMVLIVGGSIVISLLNKDEVKAADAGSSDYGVTIGSADAPHSVVIYEDFLCPYCGELERATRKDLEQLAADGKVQVEYRPFDLLSRIGDYPIRATSAFAVVLEKSGPEVAKKFHDLLYENQPSEKDPGAVTNDDLVKFAVEAGATEGDVRADIENVAQKAWVDKATKEAADSGVTGTPTILLDGEVFQSGRTIDEMASNLISELE; via the coding sequence ATGTCGTCGAACTCGAAGGCCAATGCGAGAGCGCAGAAGGCCGCCGAGATGCGGGCCGCGCAGAAGAAGCGCGAGAGCCGGCGCCGGGTCCTCACCATCGCCGGCGTGCTCGCCGTGATGGTGCTCATCGTCGGCGGATCGATCGTGATCAGCCTGCTCAACAAGGACGAGGTCAAGGCGGCCGACGCCGGCTCCAGCGACTACGGCGTGACCATCGGCAGCGCGGACGCGCCGCACTCCGTGGTCATCTACGAGGACTTCCTGTGCCCCTACTGCGGCGAGCTGGAGCGCGCGACCCGCAAGGACCTCGAGCAGCTCGCGGCCGACGGCAAGGTGCAGGTCGAGTACCGGCCCTTCGACCTGCTCAGCCGCATCGGCGACTACCCGATCCGCGCCACCAGCGCCTTCGCGGTGGTGCTGGAGAAGTCCGGCCCCGAGGTCGCGAAGAAGTTCCACGACCTGCTCTACGAGAACCAGCCCTCCGAGAAGGACCCGGGCGCGGTGACCAACGACGACCTGGTGAAGTTCGCCGTCGAGGCGGGCGCCACCGAGGGCGACGTGCGGGCCGACATCGAGAACGTCGCGCAGAAGGCATGGGTCGACAAGGCGACCAAGGAGGCCGCCGACAGCGGCGTCACGGGGACGCCGACCATCCTGCTCGACGGCGAGGTCTTCCAGAGCGGGCGGACCATCGACGAGATGGCGAGCAACCTGATCTCCGAACTGGAGTGA